From Haloglomus litoreum, the proteins below share one genomic window:
- a CDS encoding helix-turn-helix domain-containing protein — translation MTGGIRATVEFTEPEGCPVTDVAAAAGVTVDSVSRTACASDCAACVTEFAVESEDAPETDLEPVFAHGSIRWYRFRHGDEVRCPCECLGRLGCPVARYVTDGTTLTLVFHAGDYDELQTAIGALREGFPGVDIKRFVRAPTEDRRGDSVLVDRGRLTARQLEVLETAHEMGYFERPRRANGREVAAAMDIDPSTFSEHLAAAERKLLAEVL, via the coding sequence ATGACCGGAGGGATCCGCGCCACCGTCGAGTTCACCGAGCCGGAGGGGTGTCCGGTCACCGATGTCGCGGCGGCAGCGGGCGTGACCGTCGACTCGGTGTCGCGAACCGCGTGTGCTAGCGACTGTGCGGCCTGCGTGACGGAGTTCGCGGTCGAGAGCGAGGACGCGCCCGAGACGGATCTGGAGCCGGTCTTCGCCCACGGCTCGATACGGTGGTACCGGTTCCGCCACGGTGACGAGGTCCGCTGTCCGTGTGAGTGTCTCGGCCGGCTCGGGTGTCCGGTCGCGCGGTACGTCACGGACGGGACAACACTGACGCTCGTCTTCCACGCCGGCGACTACGACGAACTCCAGACCGCCATCGGGGCGCTCCGCGAGGGGTTCCCGGGCGTCGACATCAAGCGGTTCGTCCGCGCGCCGACCGAGGACCGCCGGGGTGACAGCGTGCTGGTCGACCGGGGGAGGCTCACCGCCCGCCAGCTGGAGGTCCTGGAGACGGCCCACGAGATGGGCTACTTCGAGCGCCCCCGACGGGCCAACGGCCGGGAGGTCGCCGCGGCGATGGACATCGACCCCTCGACGTTCAGCGAACACCTCGCGGCGGCCGAGCGGAAGCTGCTCGCCGAGGTGCTCTGA
- a CDS encoding winged helix-turn-helix domain-containing protein — protein MNGASMTVPTPRTRNDDMILLEADEPVETVLGALEDADCRAILDATSEDALTASEVAAACDLPTSTTYRKLDRLADAALIEERVRIRRSGKHASEYVRAVDDVVVTVGSGGVAVRLSQADPTRDTPAAFGALAD, from the coding sequence ATGAACGGTGCCTCGATGACCGTCCCGACGCCCCGCACACGGAACGACGACATGATCCTCCTCGAGGCCGACGAGCCGGTCGAGACCGTGCTCGGTGCCCTGGAGGACGCGGACTGCCGGGCCATCCTCGACGCGACGAGCGAGGACGCCCTGACCGCCAGCGAGGTCGCCGCGGCCTGTGACCTCCCGACCTCGACGACGTACCGGAAGCTCGACCGGCTCGCCGACGCCGCCCTCATCGAGGAGCGCGTCCGCATCCGGCGCTCGGGCAAGCACGCGAGCGAGTACGTCCGCGCGGTCGACGACGTCGTCGTCACCGTGGGTTCGGGCGGCGTCGCGGTTCGGCTCTCGCAGGCCGATCCGACACGCGACACCCCCGCCGCCTTCGGCGCCCTCGCCGACTGA
- a CDS encoding long-chain-fatty-acid--CoA ligase — protein MASHATIADTLERTAELHPERDAIVYPRKDQRWTYATFDRKANRLANALADLGVEQGDRVSTMLFNGSEIVLTVYACAKLGAVFNPLNYRLPAGEVEYIVNDAGSRVLLYEEDTRDAIDGARDDLETVEEYVYVDDGVPDGDRDFYELLDGASAERPDATVEETDPYAFIYTSGTTGRPKGVVHEHRDMMEHNLLCIAELNLTTDDVGLSALPLYHCAELHANLFPRVQRGATNVIHHEFDPVQVLDAIEEHGVSVFFAAPTAWNGVARTAAETDHDISSLRLGLYGAAPMPKEVLDACMEHLCEDYVQAYGMTEIGPCGTFQGPDEQISKQGSAGLPALNHRVRIVEPDADPGATVEQGEIGEILFAGPCTMREYWNRPEATRESLREHEGREWYYTGDLGYRDEDGYLYVVDRKDDMIVSGGENVYPAEVEDVLFGHPDVVEAAVVGEDDPEWGQRVVAYVVGDTDAETLDRFCLDSDDLADFKRPRAYYFVDELPKNPSGKVQKFRLRDDEDDAGEVEGAEVA, from the coding sequence ATGGCATCACACGCCACCATCGCCGACACCCTGGAGCGGACTGCAGAGCTCCATCCGGAGCGCGACGCCATCGTCTACCCGCGGAAGGACCAGCGCTGGACGTACGCGACCTTCGACCGGAAGGCGAACCGGCTGGCGAACGCGCTGGCCGACCTCGGCGTCGAGCAGGGCGACCGCGTCTCGACGATGCTGTTCAACGGCTCCGAGATCGTCCTCACGGTGTACGCCTGCGCGAAGCTCGGGGCCGTGTTCAACCCGCTCAACTACCGGCTCCCCGCCGGCGAGGTGGAGTACATCGTCAACGACGCCGGGTCACGGGTCCTGCTGTACGAGGAGGACACGAGGGACGCCATCGACGGGGCGCGCGACGACCTGGAGACCGTCGAGGAGTACGTCTACGTCGACGACGGCGTTCCCGACGGGGACCGCGACTTCTACGAGCTGCTCGACGGCGCGAGCGCCGAGCGGCCCGACGCCACCGTCGAGGAGACCGACCCGTACGCGTTCATCTACACGTCGGGGACGACGGGCCGGCCGAAGGGGGTCGTCCACGAGCACCGGGACATGATGGAGCACAACCTGCTCTGCATCGCGGAGCTGAACCTCACGACCGACGACGTGGGGCTGTCGGCGCTGCCGCTGTACCACTGCGCCGAACTCCACGCCAACCTGTTCCCGCGGGTCCAGCGCGGCGCGACCAACGTCATCCACCACGAGTTCGACCCGGTCCAGGTGCTGGACGCCATCGAGGAACACGGGGTGAGCGTGTTCTTCGCGGCGCCGACCGCCTGGAACGGTGTCGCCCGGACCGCCGCCGAGACCGACCACGACATCTCCTCGCTCCGGCTGGGGCTGTACGGGGCCGCGCCGATGCCCAAGGAGGTGCTGGACGCGTGCATGGAGCACCTCTGCGAGGACTACGTCCAGGCGTACGGGATGACCGAGATCGGCCCCTGCGGGACGTTCCAGGGCCCGGACGAACAGATATCGAAGCAGGGGTCGGCCGGCCTGCCGGCGCTCAACCACCGCGTCCGCATCGTCGAGCCGGACGCCGACCCCGGCGCGACCGTCGAGCAGGGCGAGATCGGCGAGATCCTGTTCGCCGGGCCGTGCACGATGCGCGAGTACTGGAACCGGCCCGAGGCGACCCGCGAGTCCCTCCGCGAGCACGAGGGCCGCGAGTGGTACTACACAGGCGACCTGGGCTACCGTGACGAGGACGGCTACCTCTACGTCGTCGACCGGAAGGACGACATGATCGTCTCCGGCGGCGAGAACGTCTACCCCGCCGAAGTGGAGGACGTGCTGTTCGGCCACCCGGACGTGGTCGAGGCGGCCGTCGTCGGCGAGGACGACCCCGAGTGGGGCCAGCGCGTCGTCGCGTACGTCGTCGGCGACACGGACGCGGAGACGCTCGATCGGTTCTGTCTCGACAGCGACGACCTGGCGGACTTCAAGCGCCCGCGGGCGTACTACTTCGTCGACGAACTCCCGAAGAACCCCTCCGGGAAGGTCCAGAAGTTCCGGCTCCGCGACGACGAGGACGACGCCGGCGAGGTCGAGGGCGCGGAGGTGGCCTGA